One window of the Methanothermobacter sp. K4 genome contains the following:
- the porC gene encoding pyruvate synthase subunit PorC, giving the protein MIEIRFHGRGGQGAVTAAEILAKAAFEDGKYSQAFPFFGVERRGAPVMAFTRIDDEPIRRRYQVYNPDYVVVLDEGLVDVVDVFSGLKDGGVVVLNTAGTFTSEKAEVHTIDATGIALENLGRPIVNTVMLGAFAGVTGLVSIDSLIKIIKETFPGKIGDKNAEAARIAYEKMKQSG; this is encoded by the coding sequence ATGATCGAAATTCGCTTTCATGGACGCGGTGGCCAGGGCGCTGTTACAGCGGCAGAGATTCTAGCTAAAGCTGCCTTTGAAGACGGTAAATACTCACAGGCCTTTCCATTCTTCGGTGTTGAGCGTAGAGGCGCTCCAGTTATGGCTTTCACAAGAATCGATGATGAACCCATCAGGAGAAGGTATCAGGTTTACAATCCCGATTATGTTGTTGTTCTCGATGAGGGACTTGTTGATGTGGTTGACGTATTTTCAGGCTTAAAGGATGGTGGTGTGGTTGTACTCAATACTGCAGGCACCTTCACCTCAGAGAAAGCTGAGGTCCACACCATTGACGCCACAGGCATAGCACTTGAGAACCTTGGAAGACCCATCGTTAACACCGTAATGCTCGGGGCATTTGCAGGTGTAACCGGTCTTGTAAGCATAGATTCACTCATAAAGATTATCAAAGAAACATTCCCAGGGAAAATTGGGGATAAAAACGCAGAGGCTGCAAGGATAGCCTATGAAAAAATGAAACAGTCAGGGTGA
- the porD gene encoding pyruvate synthase subunit PorD: MESLGATVREPGSTRKNKTGSWRTFKPFLDKDKCIDCDNCILFCPEGCIDKEHEIDYDYCKGCGICAEECPVKAIKMEREK; the protein is encoded by the coding sequence ATGGAATCACTTGGAGCAACCGTCAGAGAACCAGGAAGCACCCGTAAAAACAAGACGGGGAGCTGGAGAACATTCAAACCATTCCTTGATAAGGATAAATGTATAGACTGTGATAACTGCATCCTTTTCTGTCCCGAAGGCTGCATAGATAAGGAGCATGAGATTGACTATGATTACTGTAAGGGATGCGGAATATGCGCAGAGGAATGCCCTGTCAAGGCAATAAAGATGGAGAGAGAAAAATAG
- the porA gene encoding pyruvate synthase subunit PorA, with translation MVLKVISANQAVAEAAKLAKPKVIPVYPITPQTSISEYLAKFVADGELDAEYIRVESEHSAMSACVGASGAGVRVFTATSSQGLALMHEIVYAAAGLRNPIVMANANRALSAPLSIWNDHQDSIAERDSGWMQIYAESGQEALDSVLMSYRVSEDRDVLLPSMVCLDGFILTHTVEPVDIPSQDEVDTFLPEFQPQAILDPDEPMSLGTFTDPNYYMEARYEVERAMQRSRKVIGRVCQEFSEMFGRKYGFVEEYRCEDAEIILVAMGSVCSTLREVIDDMRGEGKSVGLLKVRVHRPFPAEEIKKAVSNAHKIAVLDKNITFSIGGALHTELKALLPEKEVYGFIVGLGGRDITPEHIKEIVKKTENPERSVSWIGLKEESQ, from the coding sequence ATGGTTCTTAAGGTTATATCCGCAAATCAGGCCGTTGCAGAAGCAGCAAAACTTGCGAAACCAAAGGTCATCCCTGTTTATCCGATAACACCCCAGACCTCAATATCAGAGTACCTTGCAAAATTTGTGGCTGATGGTGAGCTCGATGCCGAGTACATAAGGGTCGAGTCAGAGCACAGCGCCATGAGCGCATGCGTGGGGGCATCAGGTGCAGGTGTGAGAGTTTTCACAGCAACATCATCCCAGGGCCTTGCACTGATGCATGAGATAGTCTATGCTGCAGCAGGACTAAGGAACCCCATTGTCATGGCAAATGCCAACCGTGCCCTATCAGCTCCACTCAGTATATGGAATGACCACCAGGACTCAATAGCTGAAAGGGACTCCGGGTGGATGCAGATATACGCTGAAAGTGGACAGGAAGCCCTTGACTCAGTTCTAATGTCCTACAGGGTTTCAGAGGACAGGGACGTTCTCCTTCCAAGCATGGTCTGTCTGGATGGCTTCATACTGACACACACCGTGGAGCCCGTGGACATCCCATCACAGGATGAAGTTGACACATTCCTGCCAGAATTCCAGCCACAGGCGATACTTGACCCTGACGAACCAATGTCACTCGGTACATTCACAGATCCAAACTATTACATGGAGGCCCGCTATGAGGTAGAAAGGGCAATGCAGAGGTCAAGAAAAGTTATTGGAAGGGTCTGTCAGGAATTCAGTGAAATGTTCGGGCGGAAATACGGATTCGTTGAGGAATACCGCTGCGAGGATGCTGAAATAATCCTGGTGGCCATGGGCTCAGTCTGCAGCACCCTCAGAGAGGTTATTGATGATATGAGAGGGGAAGGCAAATCTGTGGGGCTCCTGAAGGTCAGGGTGCACAGGCCATTCCCTGCTGAGGAGATCAAAAAAGCCGTCAGTAATGCCCATAAGATCGCTGTTCTGGATAAAAATATAACCTTCAGTATTGGTGGTGCTCTCCACACCGAGTTAAAGGCCCTGCTACCCGAGAAGGAGGTTTACGGGTTCATTGTGGGCCTCGGTGGAAGGGACATAACACCTGAGCACATCAAGGAAATTGTTAAAAAGACAGAAAACCCTGAAAGGAGTGTCAGCTGGATCGGACTTAAGGAGGAATCACAATGA
- the porB gene encoding pyruvate synthase subunit PorB, with protein MKIPEEEFLAPGHRGCAGCGATVGVRLALKVLGKNTVAVSSTGCLEVITTPYPETSWEIPWIHVAFENAAAIASGVERALRARGRGDVNVVAFAGDGGTADIGMQALSGAMERGHNIIYICYDNEAYMNTGIQRSASTPYGASTTTSPHGKESFGEDRPKKNMPLIMAAHGVPYVATASISYPEDFMEKVRKARDTEGPSYIHLHQPCTTGWGFDPSKTIELGRLAVETGSWILYEIEDGDFRVTYRPVQRKPVEEYLNAQKRFRHLTEEQKAKIQEYVDSVCQELRI; from the coding sequence ATGAAAATACCTGAAGAAGAATTCCTGGCCCCTGGACACCGTGGATGTGCAGGATGCGGTGCCACAGTGGGGGTCAGACTTGCTCTCAAGGTTCTCGGTAAGAACACCGTTGCGGTCTCATCAACAGGATGCCTTGAGGTTATCACAACCCCATACCCTGAAACATCCTGGGAGATACCATGGATCCATGTTGCATTTGAAAACGCTGCTGCGATTGCATCAGGTGTTGAGAGGGCCCTCAGGGCCAGGGGCAGGGGTGACGTTAACGTTGTGGCTTTCGCAGGTGATGGTGGGACGGCAGATATCGGAATGCAGGCCCTGTCAGGTGCAATGGAGAGGGGACACAATATAATATACATCTGCTATGACAACGAGGCCTACATGAACACAGGTATACAGAGGAGTGCCTCAACACCCTACGGTGCCTCCACCACCACATCACCACATGGAAAGGAGAGCTTCGGTGAGGACAGGCCAAAGAAAAACATGCCCCTCATAATGGCGGCGCATGGTGTCCCCTACGTTGCAACAGCGTCAATATCATACCCTGAGGATTTCATGGAGAAGGTGAGGAAGGCAAGGGACACCGAGGGTCCCTCCTACATACACCTGCATCAGCCATGCACAACAGGGTGGGGCTTTGATCCCTCAAAGACAATAGAACTCGGAAGACTTGCCGTTGAAACCGGTTCCTGGATACTCTATGAGATAGAGGATGGTGACTTCCGCGTAACCTACAGGCCAGTTCAGAGGAAACCCGTTGAAGAGTACCTGAACGCCCAGAAAAGGTTCAGGCACCTCACAGAGGAACAGAAGGCAAAGATCCAGGAATACGTTGACAGCGTGTGCCAGGAGCTCAGGATATAA
- a CDS encoding 4Fe-4S dicluster domain-containing protein gives MQKIIIQPELCDGCRDCEEACKKLYGASRIMIRELEGLYYPIICQQCEDAPCRTVCPTDAIQDEVDPERCIGCGLCMLVCPFGAVVMEDRKAQKCSQCPDLDTPACVKACSRRALSVVDTEKLKLERQKKFVSRMSGIGKGQKGTDILSILTAKRKARQKLE, from the coding sequence TTGCAGAAGATCATCATTCAACCTGAACTCTGTGACGGCTGCAGGGACTGTGAGGAGGCCTGCAAGAAACTATACGGCGCCTCAAGGATAATGATAAGGGAACTTGAGGGCCTCTATTATCCCATCATATGCCAGCAGTGCGAGGACGCCCCCTGCAGGACAGTGTGCCCCACAGACGCCATCCAGGACGAGGTTGACCCTGAGCGGTGCATCGGCTGCGGACTCTGCATGCTCGTATGCCCCTTTGGCGCCGTTGTAATGGAGGATCGGAAAGCCCAGAAATGCAGCCAGTGCCCCGACCTTGACACCCCAGCATGTGTTAAGGCATGCTCAAGGAGGGCTCTGAGCGTCGTGGACACCGAGAAACTGAAACTTGAAAGGCAGAAGAAGTTCGTATCCAGAATGTCAGGTATCGGCAAGGGCCAGAAAGGGACCGACATCCTCAGCATACTGACAGCAAAGAGGAAGGCACGGCAGAAGCTTGAATAG
- a CDS encoding 4Fe-4S dicluster domain-containing protein, with protein sequence MRELVSNPELCDECMKCERICPRNAMRVIDGVPIFCMHCAPERAPCLNICPEDAIVEVDGAVVILEDRCIGCGLCRDACPIGAITINERGVAVKCDLCVDREKPLCVVVCPKKALSESSEEMMAAKRDKITGELKRLKNLIRY encoded by the coding sequence ATGAGAGAACTGGTTTCAAATCCGGAACTTTGCGATGAGTGCATGAAGTGTGAGAGAATATGCCCCCGGAACGCCATGAGGGTCATTGATGGTGTCCCCATATTCTGCATGCACTGCGCACCTGAAAGGGCCCCATGCCTCAACATCTGCCCAGAGGATGCCATAGTTGAGGTGGATGGTGCCGTTGTCATCCTCGAGGACAGATGCATTGGATGCGGTCTCTGCCGGGACGCATGCCCCATTGGTGCCATAACCATCAATGAAAGGGGCGTTGCAGTGAAATGTGACCTCTGTGTCGATCGGGAGAAACCCCTCTGTGTCGTGGTATGCCCCAAGAAGGCCCTCAGTGAGAGTTCAGAGGAGATGATGGCGGCCAAGAGGGATAAGATAACAGGTGAACTCAAACGGCTCAAAAATCTGATTAGATACTGA
- a CDS encoding fumarate hydratase, whose amino-acid sequence MIRQEMVEETVCRLFREAVIRIPDDVTLALKKAYLNEEDEIALLNLKAILDNIELARKMEVPVCQDTGLPIVFVRMGKVEVENLYGGIAAGVERATKEVPLRPNVVDPLTRENTGTNTGHLIPQVDVEIAEDLDGLEITVFPKGFGSENNNALLMGLPGDGAEGVRDFVVETVLRAGGKPCPPVIVGVGIGGSSDLAMKLAKKALLGRVGERNPVRELASLEENILQSINEAGSGPMGMGGKTTALDVKIRTAHTHTAGLPVGVCIQCWAARRATATIRDD is encoded by the coding sequence ATGATCAGGCAGGAGATGGTTGAGGAGACAGTGTGCCGTCTGTTCAGGGAGGCTGTTATCAGAATCCCCGATGATGTCACCCTTGCACTAAAAAAGGCCTACCTCAACGAGGAGGATGAGATCGCCCTCCTGAACCTCAAGGCCATCCTTGATAACATTGAACTTGCAAGGAAGATGGAGGTGCCTGTATGTCAGGATACAGGGCTCCCCATAGTGTTTGTGAGGATGGGGAAGGTTGAAGTTGAAAACCTCTACGGTGGTATAGCTGCAGGGGTTGAGAGGGCCACAAAGGAGGTTCCCCTCAGACCAAACGTTGTTGACCCCCTCACAAGGGAGAATACAGGTACAAACACAGGGCATCTTATTCCACAGGTGGATGTTGAAATTGCAGAGGACCTTGATGGGCTTGAAATAACGGTATTCCCCAAGGGTTTCGGATCAGAGAATAACAATGCACTGCTCATGGGGCTTCCCGGTGATGGTGCTGAAGGTGTCAGGGACTTTGTTGTTGAGACCGTCCTAAGAGCCGGTGGAAAACCCTGTCCCCCTGTGATTGTGGGTGTGGGAATCGGCGGCTCATCAGACCTTGCAATGAAACTTGCAAAGAAGGCCCTCCTGGGAAGGGTGGGGGAGAGAAACCCTGTAAGAGAACTTGCATCCCTGGAAGAGAATATACTCCAATCAATAAATGAAGCCGGCAGTGGCCCCATGGGTATGGGTGGTAAAACAACGGCACTCGATGTTAAGATAAGGACTGCCCATACACACACCGCCGGGCTACCGGTGGGTGTCTGCATACAGTGCTGGGCTGCAAGGAGAGCCACAGCCACCATCAGGGACGATTAA